A portion of the Betta splendens chromosome 2, fBetSpl5.4, whole genome shotgun sequence genome contains these proteins:
- the LOC114851350 gene encoding equilibrative nucleoside transporter 2, producing MKGRTGAPQDRGCLVGIIFFILGLGTLLPWNFFMTASLYFQGRLNTTEWVNNTQVVRKEYYFNNWMTLLSQLPLLLFTLLNSFLYQRISEAVRVAGSLVFILLLFILTAVLVKVPMEEDLFFSVTMATIWFINSFGAVLQGSLFGLVGLLPQKYSTIFMSGQGLAGTFAAVAMLLAIASDADSESAALGYFITPCVGTLVTLFSYLLLPCLKFAQHYLNKSREYEAGATKELLTESSAVENGKPSCHANGAAKRGPAEEAEAESSTDGTKQAFLELEQLEPAPAKASVFEVFKKIWVMAFCVTFVFTVTLSVFPAVTADTRTTFPGRWERFFISVCCFLMFNFNDWLGRTITTLIRWPRKESRLFPALVVSRVVFIPLLMLCNVQPRSFLPVYFSHDAVFAVIMVVFSVSSGYFVCLSMSYAPQLVDPKDAETAGALMTFFLALGLSIGAALSFLLRALV from the exons ATGAAGGGCCGGACGGGGGCTCCTCAGGACCG AGGCTGTTTGGTGGGAATCATTTTCTTCATTCTGGGCCTGGGAACTCTGCTGCCATGGAACTTCTTCATGACCGCTTCACTG TATTTCCAAGGTCGCCTGAACACAACAGAGTGGGTCAACAACACACAGGTGGTCCGCAAAGAGTACTACTTCAACAACTGGATGACTCTCTTGTCCCAGCTGCCCCTGCTGCTGTTCACCCTGCTCAACTCGTTCCTCTACCAGAG GATATCGGAGGCCGTGCGCGTCGCAGGGAGCCTCgttttcatcctgctgctcttcatcctcacagcAGTGCTGGTTAAAGTGCCCATGGAAGAGGACCTCTTCTTCTCAGTTACCATGGCTACAATCTGGTTCATCAACT cgTTCGGGGCCGTCCTGCAGGGCAGCCTCTTCGGCCTGGTGGGTCTGCTGCCGCAGAAGTACAGCACCATCTTCATGAGCGGCCAGGGCCTCGCCGGGACCTTCGCTGCCGTCGCCATGCTGCTAGCCATAGCCa GTGATGCTGACTCAGAGTCCGCAGCGTTGGGTTACTTCATCACGCCGTGCGTGGGCACACTGGTCACGCTCTTCAGCTACCTGCTTCTGCCCTGCCTG AAGTTTGCTCAGCATTATCTGAACAAGAGCAGAGAGTACGAGGCCGGCGCCACAAAGGAGCTGCTGACGG AGAGCAGCGCGGTGGAGAACGGCAAGCCCAGCTGCCACGCGAACGGCGCCGCCAAGCGCGGCCCGGCTGAGGAGGCCGAGGCCGAGTCCAGCACAGACGGCACCAAGCAGGCcttcctggagctggagcagctggagccggCGCCGGCCAAGGCCTCGGTCTTCGAGGTCTTCAAAAAG ATCTGGGTGATGGCGTTCTGCGTGACCTTTGTGTTCACGGTCACTCTGTCTGTGTTCCCGGCGGTCACCGCTGATACCAGAACCACGTTCCCGGGGAGATGGG AGCGCTTCTTCATCTCCGTGTGCTGCTTCTTGATGTTCAACTTCAACGACTGGCTCGGCCGCACCATCACCACGCTGATACGCTGG cctcgTAAAGAGTCTCGCCTGTTCCCAGCGCTGGTTGTCTCCAGGGTGGTGTTCATTCCTCTGCTCATGCTCTGCAACGTCCAGCCCCGCAGCTTTCTTCCTGTCTACTTTTCCCACGatgctgtttttgctgtcatCATGGTTGTCTTCTCCGTGTCCAGCGGCTACTTCGTTTGCCTTTCCATGTCCTACGCACCACA